From Caldicellulosiruptor hydrothermalis 108, a single genomic window includes:
- the csaB gene encoding polysaccharide pyruvyl transferase CsaB translates to MKNIVISGYYGQLNTGDEAILRVLIDKLREYEREENEDLNIVVLSSRPELTSKLYNVDSVNRKKIWRVVKSIKKCDIFISGGGSLFQNETSNRSLYYYLFQIFVAKLFGKKVFIFSQGIGPIKKWYNILIFKHIIKLADYITVRDYDSFDLLHRLKLKKRVDLSADPAFLLNPCCEKRVEKLLEKYNIDFNKKTIGIVVRKWKKEKDMADKIAQIADILIENEGYNVVFIPFQGKWDIIKINEIISKMKNKPYILSENFQPHELLGVFRNFDLIVGMRLHSLIFAAIMNTRFIGISYDPKIDSFLKMYGLKPAGYVDSFDINNVLINIQYMLSETKMLKKIEQTTQNMVQKAEKSFEILKEALNSIKKKKSINVLDVRVDCVNFYKAKEKCIEFLATSSPHIVFTPNVEMIMLSQKDEKFKKVLNSSDLNIPDGIGVVWASKYFGEKLFERVTGFDMMMSLMPELEKKGCRVFLLGAKPGIAEKAKENLLKQFKNLEICGVYHGYFSEEENDTVVEIINSSKADVLFVAMGMKKQEEWIYKNKKKLKCKLIMGVGGSLDVLSGEVKRAPVMFQRLGLEWFYRLITQPWRFKRMLALPKFVLVVLKTRIFGGR, encoded by the coding sequence TCTGTAAACAGAAAGAAGATTTGGAGAGTTGTAAAGTCAATAAAAAAGTGTGATATCTTTATTTCTGGTGGTGGAAGCCTGTTTCAAAATGAGACAAGCAATAGGAGTCTTTATTACTACCTATTTCAAATTTTTGTTGCCAAGCTGTTTGGTAAAAAGGTTTTTATTTTTTCTCAAGGAATAGGACCAATTAAAAAGTGGTATAATATTCTAATTTTCAAGCATATAATCAAACTTGCTGATTATATAACAGTGAGAGACTATGACTCTTTTGACCTGTTGCATAGACTAAAGCTTAAAAAGAGAGTGGACTTGTCAGCAGACCCTGCATTTTTACTTAATCCCTGCTGCGAAAAGAGAGTAGAAAAATTATTAGAAAAATATAACATAGACTTCAATAAAAAGACAATAGGGATAGTGGTAAGGAAATGGAAAAAGGAAAAGGATATGGCCGACAAGATTGCTCAAATTGCTGACATTCTTATAGAAAATGAAGGATATAATGTGGTGTTTATTCCATTTCAGGGTAAGTGGGATATAATAAAAATAAATGAAATTATTTCGAAAATGAAGAATAAACCATATATTCTCTCTGAAAATTTTCAGCCTCACGAACTGCTGGGCGTTTTCAGGAATTTTGATTTGATAGTAGGTATGAGACTTCACAGTCTCATTTTTGCAGCAATAATGAATACAAGATTTATTGGGATATCCTATGACCCTAAAATTGATAGTTTTCTTAAGATGTATGGGCTCAAACCGGCAGGATATGTTGACAGTTTTGATATAAACAATGTGCTTATAAATATTCAATACATGTTATCTGAAACAAAAATGTTGAAAAAGATTGAGCAGACCACACAAAATATGGTTCAAAAAGCAGAAAAGTCTTTTGAAATTTTAAAAGAGGCTCTAAATTCTATAAAGAAAAAGAAGAGCATAAACGTCCTGGATGTGAGAGTTGATTGTGTTAACTTTTATAAAGCAAAAGAGAAATGCATTGAGTTTTTGGCTACGTCCTCGCCCCATATTGTTTTTACACCAAATGTGGAAATGATTATGCTCTCACAGAAAGATGAGAAGTTCAAAAAGGTGCTAAACTCAAGCGACCTAAATATTCCTGACGGCATTGGGGTTGTTTGGGCATCAAAGTATTTTGGTGAAAAGCTATTTGAGAGGGTCACAGGTTTTGACATGATGATGTCTCTTATGCCAGAGCTTGAGAAAAAGGGCTGCAGAGTATTCTTGCTTGGTGCAAAACCGGGGATTGCCGAAAAAGCAAAAGAAAATCTTTTAAAACAGTTTAAAAATTTGGAGATTTGCGGGGTTTATCATGGATATTTTAGTGAAGAAGAGAATGACACGGTTGTGGAGATTATAAACTCCTCAAAAGCAGATGTTTTATTTGTTGCAATGGGTATGAAAAAACAGGAAGAATGGATTTACAAAAATAAAAAGAAGCTCAAATGTAAGCTCATTATGGGTGTTGGTGGCAGCCTTGATGTTTTGTCAGGTGAGGTAAAAAGAGCACCTGTGATGTTCCAAAGACTTGGTCTTGAATGGTTTTATAGGTTAATTACCCAGCCCTGGAGGTTCAAAAGGATGCTTGCACTTCCTAAATTTGTACTTGTTGTTTTGAAAACCAGAATATTTGGGGGAAGATAA
- a CDS encoding YitT family protein codes for MTRKIFRIIYEYAAITFGSLLVALSLNLFLVPNKIAAGGFSGIATVVYYVSHYKLPVGMTMLALNIPAFILGVRTIGVDFGVKSVYGTVILSVLTDITRFVPCITYDKLLASVFGGALMGIGLAIVLLFGATTGGTEMLAKIIHKFISFISVGQILLGLDVAVIVLASIVFKNYELGLWAVLTLFACSKLIDAILEGVNFAKALIIISDKSDIIAEKILKELDRGVTGLHGIGMWTKTEKNVLLCVVKRHEVSCVKNLVKSIDQRAFVILTDVREVLGEGFSV; via the coding sequence ATGACCAGAAAAATTTTCAGGATAATATATGAATATGCTGCAATAACTTTTGGTTCGCTTTTGGTTGCACTGTCGCTGAATCTTTTTCTTGTTCCAAATAAGATTGCAGCTGGTGGTTTTTCTGGCATTGCAACAGTTGTATATTATGTTTCACATTACAAGCTTCCTGTTGGTATGACCATGCTTGCCCTTAACATCCCTGCCTTTATTCTTGGTGTTAGAACAATTGGCGTGGATTTTGGTGTAAAAAGCGTTTATGGGACGGTCATACTTTCAGTGCTCACGGACATCACCAGATTTGTCCCCTGCATTACATATGACAAGCTTTTGGCGTCAGTATTTGGTGGAGCGCTGATGGGGATTGGTCTTGCAATTGTTCTATTGTTTGGTGCAACAACTGGTGGGACAGAAATGCTCGCTAAAATAATTCACAAGTTCATTTCGTTCATCTCTGTTGGCCAAATTCTTCTGGGACTTGATGTTGCTGTTATTGTGCTTGCATCGATTGTATTTAAAAACTATGAGCTTGGACTTTGGGCAGTTTTGACTCTTTTTGCATGTTCAAAACTAATTGATGCAATACTGGAAGGTGTAAACTTTGCAAAGGCGCTCATAATAATCTCAGATAAATCTGACATAATTGCTGAAAAAATTTTAAAAGAGCTTGACAGAGGTGTAACAGGGCTTCATGGCATTGGGATGTGGACAAAGACAGAGAAAAATGTTCTGCTGTGCGTTGTAAAAAGACATGAGGTAAGCTGTGTCAAAAACCTTGTCAAGAGCATTGACCAAAGAGCCTTTGTGATTTTAACAGATGTTCGTGAGGTTTTAGGTGAGGGTTTTTCTGTTTGA
- a CDS encoding transketolase, whose translation MDKAKELELKKIATEIRKSIIIQTASAGSGHPGGSLSGVEILTYLYFVEMNIDHKNPQDPNRDRFVLSKGHASPLLYAVLAERGFISKDELTGFRQIYSNLQGHPDMKKVPGVEMSTGSLGQGLSVANGMALAAKLDGKDYRVYVLLGDGEIQEGQIWEAAMTAAHYKLDNLTAFLDHNGLQIDGKITEVMSPEPVDEKFKAFGWHVIKIDGHDFNQIEKAVNEAKTIKGKPTIIIAETVKGKGVSFMENEVGWHGTAPNKEQAQKALEELQKQLEMLEVQG comes from the coding sequence ATGGACAAGGCAAAAGAGCTTGAACTCAAAAAAATAGCAACCGAGATAAGAAAGAGTATAATTATTCAAACTGCTTCGGCAGGGTCTGGTCATCCTGGCGGGTCACTCTCTGGCGTTGAAATTTTGACATATCTTTACTTTGTTGAGATGAATATTGACCATAAAAATCCACAAGACCCAAACAGAGATAGGTTTGTTCTTTCCAAAGGACATGCATCGCCACTTTTGTATGCCGTTTTGGCTGAAAGGGGTTTCATCAGTAAGGATGAGCTAACAGGCTTTAGGCAGATTTATTCAAATCTCCAAGGCCATCCTGACATGAAAAAGGTGCCAGGTGTTGAGATGTCAACAGGGTCGCTTGGGCAAGGTTTATCTGTTGCAAACGGTATGGCATTGGCTGCAAAGCTGGATGGAAAAGACTATAGAGTTTATGTTTTGCTTGGTGATGGTGAGATTCAGGAAGGTCAAATTTGGGAAGCTGCAATGACAGCTGCACATTACAAACTTGACAACCTGACAGCATTTTTAGACCACAATGGGCTTCAGATAGATGGCAAAATCACAGAGGTTATGTCACCTGAGCCTGTTGATGAGAAGTTCAAGGCATTTGGCTGGCATGTGATAAAAATTGACGGACATGATTTTAATCAGATTGAAAAGGCTGTAAACGAGGCAAAGACAATAAAAGGAAAACCCACAATCATAATTGCTGAAACAGTAAAAGGCAAGGGTGTATCATTTATGGAAAATGAAGTAGGCTGGCATGGAACAGCACCAAATAAAGAGCAGGCACAAAAAGCTTTAGAGGAGCTACAAAAGCAGCTTGAGATGTTGGAGGTGCAAGGATAA
- a CDS encoding transketolase family protein: protein MAKIATREAYGQALAEFGEVYKDIVVLDADLSKSTRTEIFKKKFPDRFFNIGIAEQDLMATAAGLATCGKIPFASTFAVFAAGRAYDQVRNSIGYPHLNVKIGASHAGVSIGEDGASHQMLEDIALMRVIPGMVVLSPSDATSTYECVRLAIEHEGPVYIRLGRLGVEDIYKKGELKLTLGKGIVLQKGTDVGILATGLMVHEAIKAAKMLQDEGISVYLVDMPCIKPIDVDLILDVAKVAGCIVTAEEHNVLGGFGSAVSEVLIQNYPVPVKMVGVNDEFGRSGKPEDVLKFYKLTAEEIINKAKEVMKMKK, encoded by the coding sequence ATGGCAAAGATAGCAACAAGAGAAGCATATGGTCAGGCATTGGCTGAGTTTGGTGAAGTATACAAGGACATTGTTGTGCTTGATGCTGACCTTTCAAAATCAACAAGGACAGAGATTTTCAAGAAAAAGTTTCCTGACAGGTTTTTCAATATAGGAATTGCAGAACAGGACCTTATGGCAACTGCAGCAGGGCTTGCAACATGTGGTAAGATTCCATTTGCAAGCACATTTGCAGTCTTTGCCGCTGGAAGAGCTTATGACCAGGTGAGAAACTCAATAGGCTATCCACATCTAAATGTTAAGATTGGAGCATCACATGCAGGTGTATCAATTGGCGAGGACGGAGCATCTCATCAGATGCTTGAAGATATAGCTTTGATGAGAGTAATCCCTGGGATGGTGGTACTCTCTCCTTCTGATGCAACATCCACATATGAGTGTGTAAGACTTGCAATTGAGCATGAAGGACCTGTTTATATTCGTTTGGGTAGACTTGGTGTTGAGGATATTTACAAAAAAGGAGAGCTAAAGCTCACTCTTGGCAAAGGCATTGTTCTTCAAAAAGGGACAGATGTTGGAATTTTGGCAACAGGGCTAATGGTTCATGAAGCTATAAAGGCCGCAAAAATGCTGCAGGATGAGGGAATTTCAGTATATCTTGTTGACATGCCGTGCATAAAACCGATTGATGTTGATTTGATTTTAGATGTTGCAAAAGTGGCTGGCTGCATTGTCACAGCAGAAGAGCACAATGTGCTGGGCGGTTTTGGAAGTGCTGTTTCTGAGGTTTTGATTCAAAACTATCCTGTACCGGTAAAAATGGTTGGTGTAAATGATGAGTTTGGAAGGTCGGGTAAGCCTGAAGATGTTCTCAAGTTCTATAAACTTACAGCAGAGGAGATTATAAATAAAGCAAAAGAGGTTATGAAGATGAAAAAATAA
- a CDS encoding AraC family transcriptional regulator, translated as MDEKIKLKEKVQHGSPMFPINVYGNLFVPENNPVLPHWHDEFEIIYLEKGLASFAIDGQEYRLLPHQFLFVNCGSIHSGKAIDSPEAYAIVFNLNMLYSGESDICKSKYLQLIETRKLLVPHFVEDISLRDLIFNLIRIWKEKRCAYELFVKSNLFMIFYNLFAKGYIVSNSYDKEFNWRLEKIKSALDYISSNYAAPLKIEDLSRITNLSKYYFCRLFKEITHLTPIDYINKFRVEKAIELIKNTNLSISEIAFEVGFDNVSYFIKVFKEHVGVTPLQYKKRV; from the coding sequence ATGGATGAAAAGATAAAACTCAAAGAAAAAGTCCAACATGGAAGTCCAATGTTCCCAATAAATGTATACGGAAATCTGTTTGTGCCTGAAAATAACCCAGTTTTGCCACACTGGCATGATGAGTTTGAAATAATCTACCTTGAAAAAGGTTTGGCAAGTTTTGCTATAGATGGTCAAGAGTATAGATTATTACCTCATCAGTTCTTGTTTGTAAACTGCGGTTCAATCCATTCTGGAAAGGCTATTGACTCTCCTGAGGCGTATGCAATTGTATTTAACCTAAATATGCTCTATTCAGGAGAGTCAGATATTTGCAAAAGCAAATATTTACAGCTGATTGAAACTAGAAAACTTTTAGTTCCTCATTTTGTTGAAGACATTTCTTTGAGAGATTTGATATTTAACCTCATAAGGATATGGAAAGAAAAAAGATGCGCTTATGAACTTTTTGTAAAATCAAATCTTTTTATGATATTCTATAATCTCTTTGCTAAAGGGTATATTGTCAGTAATAGTTATGATAAAGAATTTAACTGGAGACTTGAAAAGATAAAATCTGCTCTTGATTATATCAGTTCAAATTACGCTGCTCCCTTAAAGATAGAAGACCTCAGTAGAATTACTAACCTCAGTAAGTACTATTTCTGTCGGCTTTTCAAAGAGATTACCCACCTTACTCCAATCGATTATATAAACAAGTTTAGGGTGGAAAAAGCTATAGAGCTTATCAAAAATACCAATCTTAGCATATCAGAAATAGCATTTGAGGTGGGTTTTGACAATGTAAGTTATTTTATTAAGGTTTTCAAGGAGCATGTAGGTGTAACACCTTTACAATATAAAAAGAGAGTGTGA
- a CDS encoding sugar ABC transporter substrate-binding protein, producing the protein MRFKKIWKVWVILVVFGITLLLGNAMYLTKASNSQQITLTVQTYHSTDQTTGTGYYLLQQFKQYEKLHPNVKIIHNYVPFGELVKKLIVQAMSKKMPDIVFADNPDVQYLARSGVFKDITNIVKKWGIWNDFTPGSQLAVTYKGKIWALHHDTNNLALWYNKDYFKQAGITVPPKTWGELLEVCKKLKGKLPKNVYPIGFSATNTEEATWQFEPFLWSNGGNLLALDRKESIEALNLWATLVKNGYAPRDVLNWGQGDLTTYFKNKRLVMIIQGCWELTENNLADFKKHGLVYGINFDITYIPVPQKGRKVVVPAGGECFALPSTSKSPKEEVAVDLLKFLYDSKNMAEFCKNTGRIPTRKSAIDIMIKERPDLKVFAEQAKNALPRPAAGGGEKYTQISAITREAIQKVLSGSLGAQKAFSDAAEKIRKLFTSESEYKQWLKEADEALKKVSK; encoded by the coding sequence ATGAGGTTCAAGAAAATATGGAAAGTATGGGTGATACTAGTAGTATTTGGCATTACTCTTCTCTTAGGAAATGCGATGTATCTGACTAAAGCTAGTAATTCGCAACAAATTACTCTGACTGTTCAAACTTACCATTCAACTGACCAAACAACTGGTACTGGATACTATTTATTACAACAGTTTAAACAGTATGAGAAACTGCATCCAAATGTAAAGATAATTCATAATTATGTTCCGTTTGGTGAGTTAGTGAAAAAACTTATTGTTCAAGCAATGAGTAAAAAGATGCCAGATATTGTTTTTGCTGACAACCCAGATGTCCAATATCTAGCAAGAAGTGGTGTGTTTAAAGATATAACAAATATAGTAAAAAAATGGGGTATATGGAATGACTTTACACCAGGTTCTCAGTTAGCTGTAACTTATAAAGGTAAAATATGGGCATTACATCATGATACTAACAATCTTGCATTATGGTACAACAAGGATTACTTCAAACAAGCAGGAATAACTGTTCCTCCCAAGACGTGGGGAGAATTGCTGGAAGTTTGCAAAAAATTAAAAGGAAAACTCCCCAAAAATGTATATCCAATAGGATTTTCTGCAACCAATACGGAAGAAGCAACATGGCAGTTTGAACCATTTTTATGGAGCAATGGTGGAAACTTATTAGCACTGGACAGAAAAGAATCAATAGAGGCACTTAACTTATGGGCTACACTTGTAAAAAATGGCTATGCTCCGAGAGATGTTTTAAATTGGGGGCAAGGAGACCTTACTACTTATTTCAAAAACAAACGTTTGGTAATGATTATACAAGGATGTTGGGAACTAACAGAGAATAATCTAGCTGATTTTAAAAAGCATGGATTAGTATATGGAATAAATTTTGATATAACTTATATTCCAGTGCCACAAAAGGGGAGGAAAGTAGTTGTACCTGCGGGGGGAGAATGTTTTGCATTACCTTCGACCTCTAAATCGCCGAAGGAAGAAGTTGCAGTTGATTTATTGAAATTTTTATATGATTCTAAAAATATGGCTGAATTTTGTAAAAATACAGGGCGGATCCCTACACGGAAATCGGCTATTGATATAATGATAAAAGAAAGACCAGATTTGAAGGTATTTGCTGAACAAGCAAAAAATGCTTTGCCACGACCTGCTGCAGGTGGAGGAGAAAAATATACTCAGATATCAGCAATTACAAGGGAAGCAATTCAAAAGGTTTTATCAGGCAGTTTAGGTGCTCAAAAAGCCTTTAGTGATGCAGCTGAAAAGATAAGAAAACTCTTTACTTCTGAATCAGAGTATAAGCAATGGTTAAAAGAAGCCGATGAAGCTTTAAAGAAAGTAAGCAAATAG
- a CDS encoding carbohydrate ABC transporter permease produces the protein MSRREDCTKYLFILPALVFTVCFTLYPLIYNLLLSFKDATAMSLMEGNSKFIGLKNYIDIIKDPVFTRVVLNTIIFTVGSILFQFIIGFLIALLFDNDFPGKNFMIALVMLPWFVPVLVSATVFKLFFADTGLLNNVLLSLRLIRHPIPWITDASKAIYSVTIANIWLGIPFNFIMIYTGLRGIPREIYEVAELDGAISYKKVFYIILPILKPVIITTILLGTIFTVKVFDLIWIITGGGPGNSSHLFSTLAYKLAFTDYNFGIGTATTVIMILIIVIAVSILNQIKVEE, from the coding sequence ATGAGTAGAAGGGAAGATTGTACAAAGTATTTATTTATACTTCCTGCTTTGGTATTTACTGTATGTTTTACTCTTTATCCACTTATTTATAACCTTTTATTAAGCTTCAAAGATGCAACAGCAATGAGTTTAATGGAAGGAAATAGCAAATTTATAGGATTGAAAAATTATATCGATATTATAAAAGATCCAGTATTTACAAGAGTGGTTTTAAATACAATTATATTTACAGTAGGGTCAATATTGTTTCAATTTATTATTGGCTTTTTAATTGCATTGCTTTTTGATAATGACTTTCCAGGAAAAAATTTTATGATTGCTCTTGTAATGTTACCATGGTTTGTTCCTGTGTTGGTAAGCGCAACAGTATTTAAGCTTTTTTTTGCTGATACAGGGTTGTTAAATAACGTGCTTTTATCATTGAGGCTGATTCGACATCCAATACCTTGGATTACAGACGCAAGCAAAGCTATTTATTCTGTAACTATTGCTAATATTTGGTTAGGAATTCCTTTCAACTTTATAATGATATACACAGGATTGAGAGGCATACCAAGAGAAATATACGAAGTGGCCGAATTAGATGGTGCTATTAGTTATAAAAAGGTGTTTTATATAATATTGCCAATTCTCAAGCCCGTTATTATCACTACAATTCTCCTTGGTACAATATTCACTGTAAAAGTATTTGATTTAATTTGGATTATAACAGGGGGAGGACCAGGTAATTCTTCACATCTGTTCAGTACTTTAGCATATAAGCTGGCATTTACTGATTATAATTTTGGTATAGGTACAGCAACAACTGTAATAATGATTTTAATAATTGTAATAGCTGTAAGTATTCTCAATCAGATAAAAGTGGAGGAGTAA
- a CDS encoding carbohydrate ABC transporter permease: MRKMRRKQQGEKKWKITLVALIPVILIVFPIWYILIGSMMTTPQIFHQPPYLFPPHPKEAIENYSTAIKGIRNAFLNSIIITGGSMLVILILSTPAAFALAKLKLKFKKASSFTLQLIQMLPITSTIIPLYLLFQKINLLNSFIGVIVAISSFGIPFIIIMLIPYMNSFPTALMEAAEIEGASLWVIFTKIVIPLSRPALTTASLFAFLQGWNNFVFPLTLLQDDTLYPLSIRLFTFVGEFGTQWNYLMAGSMIYALPSIILILIGSKFLVTGLTAGAFKE; this comes from the coding sequence ATGAGAAAAATGAGGAGAAAACAGCAAGGAGAAAAAAAATGGAAAATTACTCTAGTAGCTTTGATTCCAGTAATTTTGATAGTTTTTCCTATATGGTACATACTAATTGGGAGTATGATGACAACACCACAAATTTTTCATCAACCACCTTATCTCTTTCCACCTCATCCTAAGGAAGCAATTGAAAATTATTCAACAGCAATTAAAGGTATTAGAAATGCTTTTTTAAATAGTATTATTATTACGGGGGGAAGTATGTTAGTAATTTTAATTCTGTCAACCCCTGCTGCATTTGCACTTGCTAAGCTAAAACTGAAATTCAAGAAAGCTTCCTCATTTACCTTACAATTAATACAAATGTTACCGATAACATCTACGATTATACCATTATATCTCTTATTTCAAAAAATCAATCTTTTGAACTCATTTATAGGAGTTATTGTAGCTATTTCTTCTTTTGGTATTCCATTCATAATAATAATGTTAATCCCCTATATGAATTCTTTCCCTACAGCTTTGATGGAAGCTGCTGAAATAGAAGGTGCTTCATTATGGGTAATTTTCACCAAAATCGTAATACCGCTTTCTCGACCAGCATTAACGACCGCTTCATTATTTGCATTTTTACAAGGATGGAATAATTTTGTATTTCCTCTTACTCTTTTGCAAGATGATACGTTATATCCACTTAGCATCCGATTATTTACCTTTGTGGGAGAATTTGGGACTCAATGGAATTACTTGATGGCAGGAAGTATGATATATGCTTTGCCATCAATAATTCTAATTTTGATTGGAAGTAAGTTTTTAGTTACAGGATTAACAGCAGGTGCTTTTAAAGAGTAA
- a CDS encoding ISNCY-like element ISCahy1 family transposase, giving the protein MFNTKPKQLSFIDLFSHLKASALYKPESLLGLFNKFIDLSHYIPSSFYNAYYKYFGKHRYFSLESMLCCFLVQKLLKLNTLTQLRAVLLNSFELRSFCNLHGNVPSISTLSRFRKIFASEIHKLFQNISIHAHNISIQQCPQDSSILIFDTTGIVPKVRENNPKFIHLLLKNTSKANPELPSEKVYSLVYSSLPKTANANSNIRLMFVNGHFCWALKFAVITNALGIPLALVPLFNYDSPSSDPQEAKAISDSKGLIPSLETLFSYIPKNFSTFIADSALDSHNIYSTLKNTFNFSKIVIPLNTRASKNTTPTSDPNIVISEDGIPICKKFNKPFKPEGKCQGKNRSLRLKWTCPMSQYKDGKRICSCPQPCTTSKSGRMFYTYPDNFRSFPGINRNSQEFFDLYKKRVAVEQTIYHLKSYMGSDTISTYDHISIFSDFLLSAITFSLLFILAHNIKLYCSKLTIKKLNKLKKLIA; this is encoded by the coding sequence ATGTTCAACACCAAACCTAAACAACTTTCTTTCATAGACCTATTCTCCCACCTAAAGGCTTCGGCTCTCTACAAGCCTGAAAGCCTCTTGGGCTTGTTCAATAAATTCATTGACTTGTCACATTATATACCTTCTTCTTTCTACAATGCCTACTACAAATATTTCGGTAAGCATAGATACTTCTCTTTAGAATCTATGCTTTGTTGCTTCCTCGTCCAAAAATTGCTCAAACTCAATACTTTAACTCAGCTTCGTGCTGTCTTACTCAACTCATTCGAACTTCGCTCATTTTGTAATCTTCATGGCAATGTCCCTTCTATCTCTACTCTCTCTCGCTTTAGAAAAATATTTGCAAGTGAAATCCATAAACTTTTTCAAAATATCTCTATCCATGCACATAATATTTCCATCCAACAATGCCCTCAAGATTCTTCAATCTTAATCTTCGACACAACAGGTATTGTCCCAAAGGTTCGTGAAAACAATCCTAAATTCATTCATCTACTGCTGAAAAATACCTCAAAAGCTAACCCTGAACTTCCCTCTGAAAAAGTCTACTCTCTCGTTTATTCTTCTTTGCCTAAAACTGCTAACGCTAATTCTAACATCCGTCTTATGTTTGTAAATGGCCATTTCTGCTGGGCTTTAAAATTTGCAGTCATTACCAACGCTCTCGGTATCCCTTTAGCTTTAGTACCTCTGTTTAACTATGATTCCCCTTCCTCTGACCCACAAGAAGCAAAAGCTATCTCCGACTCTAAAGGTTTAATTCCTTCGCTCGAAACTTTATTCTCTTATATCCCCAAAAATTTCTCCACTTTCATCGCCGACAGTGCTTTGGATTCCCACAACATATACTCCACTTTAAAAAATACCTTTAACTTCTCCAAAATCGTTATTCCACTAAATACAAGAGCTTCTAAAAATACTACACCTACATCAGACCCCAATATCGTTATTTCTGAAGATGGTATCCCTATCTGCAAAAAGTTCAACAAACCTTTTAAACCCGAAGGCAAATGTCAGGGTAAAAATCGCTCTTTGCGCCTTAAATGGACTTGCCCTATGTCACAATACAAAGATGGCAAACGCATCTGCTCTTGCCCTCAGCCTTGTACTACCTCTAAATCGGGTAGAATGTTCTATACATACCCAGATAACTTTCGCTCTTTCCCAGGTATCAACAGAAATTCACAAGAGTTTTTTGACCTCTACAAAAAACGTGTCGCTGTAGAGCAGACTATTTACCACCTGAAATCCTACATGGGCTCTGATACTATCTCTACTTATGACCATATTTCTATTTTCTCTGATTTCTTGCTATCTGCCATTACTTTCTCGCTCTTGTTTATTCTCGCTCACAATATCAAACTCTATTGCTCTAAATTGACTATCAAAAAACTTAACAAGCTCAAAAAACTTATCGCTTAA